A portion of the Acidisoma sp. PAMC 29798 genome contains these proteins:
- a CDS encoding IS6 family transposase, whose protein sequence is MLNRACLPSDIIAFVVFCRLRYRLTLRDLSEIMALRGIEISHETVRDWEVKLLPIMGNALRKRRHGTRRAAGVSWYVDETYLKVRGRWCYLYRAIDRDGNLIDAMLSEHRDMQAAKAFFRSARATMGIRPDRVTTDGHGSYPRAIRIVLGKTVQHRTSAYLNNRLEQDHRGIKGRIRCMRGFKSHEAAERFCREHGELRNLLRPRRRHNQIVSASLRRARFAKATSIALNIMQNA, encoded by the coding sequence TCGCCTTCGTGGTGTTCTGCCGGCTGCGCTACCGGCTGACGCTGCGGGACCTGAGCGAGATTATGGCGCTGCGCGGGATCGAGATAAGCCACGAGACCGTCCGCGACTGGGAGGTGAAGCTGTTGCCCATCATGGGTAACGCGCTGCGCAAACGGCGTCACGGGACCCGGCGCGCAGCCGGCGTCAGCTGGTATGTTGACGAAACCTATCTGAAGGTCCGCGGCCGGTGGTGCTACCTCTACCGGGCAATCGACCGGGACGGAAACTTGATCGACGCGATGCTGAGCGAGCATCGCGACATGCAGGCGGCCAAGGCCTTCTTCCGCTCGGCGCGGGCGACCATGGGCATTCGGCCGGACCGGGTTACGACAGACGGTCATGGCTCCTACCCGAGAGCGATCCGCATCGTGCTGGGCAAGACCGTGCAGCACCGGACCAGTGCCTATCTGAATAATCGCCTTGAACAGGACCATCGCGGGATCAAAGGCAGGATCCGATGTATGCGGGGCTTCAAAAGCCACGAGGCTGCCGAGCGCTTCTGCCGAGAACACGGGGAACTCCGCAATCTTCTTCGCCCGCGCCGTCGTCACAACCAGATCGTCTCCGCCTCTCTCCGCCGCGCCCGCTTCGCCAAAGCAACCTCCATTGCGCTCAACATCATGCAGAACGCGTAG
- a CDS encoding phosphoenolpyruvate--protein phosphotransferase: MDNPALPADLSETNPRRLFARLREGLAHGNTPLPKLLELVAHEMASEVCALYVMRAGEVLELAATWGLLADAVGQTRLRVGEGIIGLVAAIGSAINLADARDHPGFAQRPETGEHAFASLLAIPIRRSGQTIGVLSIQNRAPRRFTEIEQEALETVAMLLAEMLTAAGAVEVRGEGFGAALPRRFDGLPLSVGVVIGPVIRAGKHIARKHVMAADPDIEKQRLQAASESMRSGLDDLIRGTSDTFGDDATGDIMAAYRLIAADAGWLKRVTAMIEGGFSAEAAVMRVMSELRERMRRIADPYLRERLVDIEDIGNRMIAQLARLDRDGSHGSQDDPAEVAGAILVARRLGPAELLDWHSRGVAGLVLEEGSAAGHAAILARSLGLPALSDARGVMDACRDGDKGILDTEDGIFILRPEDEVRHAYVSAVSLRGANARGWEVLRDQPTLTLDGRQIALMINLGLPLELAQLEMTGAAGIGLYRTEISLLAQHRPGDPTTDHPAASEAVPGSEHLMAQQTAEYTRILDHAGDRPVLFRTLDLGGDKLIAGADVTASENPAMGWRSLRIGLDRPVTLRRQLRAMLAAARGRSLSVMFPMVATISEFRAAKALLDAEVARAEHKPSALSVGTMLEVPALLWQLPQLMKDVDFVSVGSNDLMQFLFAADRGTPNLAGRYDLISPPVLDILEQIVQQAAAENVSLSFCGEAAGRPLEALILVALGFTSLSMSPSALLRVKAILLKTDVSAFRPVLALIRSRHPNAASLREPLSSWAREHGLGI, from the coding sequence GTGGACAATCCCGCACTCCCGGCTGACCTCTCGGAGACCAATCCGCGGCGGCTGTTCGCGCGACTGAGGGAAGGCCTCGCGCACGGCAATACGCCGCTGCCCAAGCTGCTTGAACTCGTCGCCCATGAAATGGCGAGCGAGGTCTGTGCCCTCTATGTCATGCGGGCGGGGGAGGTTCTGGAGCTTGCCGCGACCTGGGGTCTGCTCGCCGATGCGGTAGGACAGACACGGCTGCGCGTGGGCGAAGGCATCATCGGCCTGGTCGCGGCCATCGGCAGCGCCATCAATCTTGCCGATGCGCGGGACCATCCGGGCTTCGCGCAGCGGCCGGAGACGGGGGAGCATGCCTTCGCCTCTCTGCTCGCCATTCCCATCCGGCGCTCCGGCCAGACCATCGGCGTCTTGAGCATCCAGAATCGCGCGCCGCGTCGCTTTACCGAAATCGAGCAGGAGGCGCTGGAAACGGTCGCGATGTTGCTGGCGGAGATGTTGACGGCGGCCGGCGCCGTCGAGGTGCGGGGCGAGGGGTTCGGCGCCGCTTTGCCACGCCGCTTCGATGGCCTGCCCCTGTCGGTGGGGGTGGTCATCGGCCCGGTGATCCGCGCGGGAAAGCATATTGCCCGCAAGCATGTCATGGCGGCCGATCCCGATATCGAGAAACAGCGTTTGCAGGCTGCCAGCGAGTCGATGCGCAGCGGCCTGGACGATCTTATCCGGGGCACATCGGACACCTTCGGGGATGACGCGACGGGCGATATCATGGCGGCCTATCGCCTGATCGCCGCGGATGCCGGCTGGTTGAAGCGTGTCACGGCCATGATCGAGGGCGGCTTTTCCGCCGAGGCCGCCGTCATGCGGGTGATGAGCGAATTGCGCGAGCGCATGCGCCGCATCGCCGATCCCTATTTGCGGGAGCGGCTGGTGGATATCGAAGACATCGGCAATCGCATGATCGCGCAACTCGCACGGCTGGACCGCGACGGCAGTCATGGCTCGCAGGATGATCCGGCGGAGGTCGCAGGCGCCATCCTGGTCGCGCGGCGGCTGGGTCCGGCGGAGTTGCTGGATTGGCATAGTCGCGGGGTTGCGGGCCTGGTTTTGGAGGAGGGGAGTGCCGCTGGCCATGCGGCGATTCTGGCGCGGTCGCTCGGCCTGCCGGCGCTGTCGGATGCGCGTGGCGTCATGGATGCCTGCCGCGATGGCGATAAGGGCATTCTGGATACCGAGGACGGCATCTTCATCCTCCGCCCCGAGGATGAGGTGCGCCATGCCTATGTCAGTGCGGTGTCGCTGCGCGGTGCCAATGCCCGTGGCTGGGAAGTCCTGCGTGACCAACCCACCCTGACGCTGGATGGCCGGCAGATCGCCTTGATGATCAATCTCGGCCTGCCGCTCGAACTCGCGCAGTTGGAGATGACCGGTGCGGCTGGCATCGGGCTGTATCGCACGGAGATTTCGCTGCTCGCCCAGCATCGGCCGGGCGACCCGACCACCGATCATCCCGCCGCGTCCGAGGCTGTGCCGGGATCCGAGCATCTGATGGCGCAGCAGACGGCGGAATATACCCGCATCCTCGATCATGCGGGCGATCGGCCGGTGCTGTTCCGCACGCTCGACCTCGGCGGGGATAAGTTGATTGCGGGGGCGGATGTCACAGCCAGTGAGAATCCTGCGATGGGCTGGCGGTCACTGCGGATTGGCCTTGATCGGCCGGTGACGCTGCGCCGGCAATTGCGGGCCATGCTGGCGGCGGCGCGTGGGCGGAGCCTGTCGGTCATGTTCCCGATGGTGGCGACGATCAGTGAATTTCGCGCCGCGAAGGCTTTGTTGGACGCGGAAGTGGCGCGGGCGGAACACAAGCCGTCGGCGCTCTCGGTCGGCACCATGCTCGAAGTGCCAGCTCTGCTCTGGCAATTACCGCAATTGATGAAAGACGTCGATTTCGTCTCGGTCGGATCGAACGACCTGATGCAGTTCCTGTTCGCGGCAGACCGGGGCACGCCCAATTTGGCAGGACGATACGATCTCATCTCACCGCCAGTGCTCGATATTCTGGAGCAGATCGTGCAGCAGGCGGCGGCGGAGAACGTCTCTTTGTCGTTTTGTGGAGAGGCGGCGGGGCGTCCTTTGGAGGCGCTGATTCTGGTGGCGCTGGGCTTCACGTCGCTGTCGATGTCGCCGTCTGCCTTGCTGCGCGTCAAAGCGATTTTGCTGAAGACGGATGTCTCGGCGTTCCGGCCGGTGCTGGCGTTGATCCGCAGTCGTCATCCCAATGCCGCCAGCCTGCGCGAGCCCTTGAGCAGCTGGGCGCGCGAGCATGGGCTCGGGATTTAA
- the hisD gene encoding histidinol dehydrogenase yields MRRLATTEAGFAEAFEALIGQARETTEAVTGQVAAIIADVQAKGDAAVCDYTSRFDRVSMTPHRLRVTEAEITEAAASVPADLLAALDLAAARIERFHRAQLPADLQFEDAAGLRLGMRWTPLDAVGLYVPGGKAAYPSSVLMNALPARAAGVARIAICVPAPDGLLNPLVLAAAKRAGVSEVYRVGGAQAVAALAYGTATIAAVDRIVGPGNAYVAEAKRQVFGRVGIDGIAGPSEVVIVADSRNDPAHVAMDLLAQAEHDESAQSILFTDDAAFAEAVAVAVQAALVSLPRAAIAGASWAQHGAIITVDHWEEAAALINRLAPEHLQIMLDMPEAFFARIRHVGAAFLGRHCPEAVGDYVAGPNHVLPTGRTARFASGLSVFDFLKRTTWVATDRAGLAAVGPAAVQLAMAEGLDAHARSISIRL; encoded by the coding sequence ATGCGCCGGCTTGCGACCACCGAGGCCGGTTTCGCCGAAGCCTTCGAGGCATTGATCGGCCAGGCCCGCGAAACCACTGAAGCGGTGACCGGCCAGGTCGCGGCCATCATCGCCGATGTCCAGGCCAAGGGTGACGCCGCAGTCTGCGACTATACCAGCCGCTTCGACCGCGTCAGCATGACGCCCCACCGGCTGCGGGTGACCGAGGCCGAAATCACCGAGGCCGCAGCCAGCGTGCCTGCCGATCTTCTGGCGGCACTCGACCTCGCGGCCGCGCGGATCGAGCGGTTCCATCGCGCCCAGCTTCCGGCCGACCTGCAATTCGAGGATGCCGCCGGCCTGCGCCTCGGCATGCGATGGACGCCGCTTGACGCTGTCGGCCTCTATGTTCCCGGCGGCAAGGCGGCCTATCCGTCCTCCGTGCTGATGAACGCCCTGCCGGCGCGGGCCGCTGGCGTGGCCCGCATCGCCATCTGTGTTCCGGCGCCAGACGGCCTGCTCAATCCGCTGGTACTGGCCGCCGCCAAGCGGGCCGGCGTGTCGGAGGTCTACCGCGTCGGCGGCGCGCAGGCCGTGGCAGCGCTCGCCTATGGCACGGCGACGATCGCCGCCGTCGACCGTATCGTCGGCCCCGGCAATGCCTATGTGGCGGAAGCGAAGCGTCAGGTCTTCGGGCGCGTCGGCATCGACGGGATCGCCGGCCCCTCAGAAGTCGTCATCGTCGCCGATAGCCGCAACGACCCCGCCCATGTGGCGATGGATCTTCTGGCTCAGGCGGAACACGACGAATCCGCCCAAAGCATCCTGTTCACCGATGACGCGGCTTTCGCCGAAGCCGTCGCAGTAGCGGTGCAGGCGGCTCTGGTGTCCTTGCCCCGGGCCGCCATTGCCGGTGCCAGTTGGGCGCAGCACGGCGCGATCATTACGGTCGATCATTGGGAGGAAGCCGCCGCCCTGATCAATCGCCTCGCGCCCGAACATCTCCAGATCATGCTCGACATGCCGGAGGCGTTCTTCGCCCGCATCCGGCATGTCGGCGCCGCCTTCCTGGGCCGTCATTGCCCCGAGGCGGTCGGCGATTACGTGGCCGGGCCCAATCATGTCTTGCCCACGGGCCGCACGGCACGCTTCGCTTCGGGCCTGTCGGTGTTCGATTTTCTCAAGCGCACGACCTGGGTTGCCACAGACCGTGCCGGCCTGGCCGCCGTGGGTCCCGCCGCCGTGCAGCTGGCGATGGCTGAAGGGCTGGATGCCCATGCCCGTTCGATCTCAATCCGGTTGTAA
- a CDS encoding addiction module antidote protein: MAEKLTTYDPAAALVDDEEIAAFMADAFESGDAGYIANALGIVARAKGMTQIASQTGLSREQLYRSFSEAGNPTLKTTLSVMKALGIDLTAKPHNRQDASA; the protein is encoded by the coding sequence ATGGCTGAAAAACTGACGACTTACGATCCAGCGGCGGCACTGGTCGATGATGAGGAAATTGCCGCCTTCATGGCCGACGCCTTCGAAAGTGGAGACGCCGGCTACATTGCGAACGCACTTGGCATCGTCGCGCGGGCGAAGGGTATGACGCAGATTGCCAGTCAAACCGGCCTGTCGCGCGAACAGCTCTACCGTTCGTTTAGTGAGGCTGGCAATCCAACGCTCAAGACCACGCTTTCGGTCATGAAAGCTCTTGGCATTGACCTGACGGCTAAGCCGCACAATCGGCAAGATGCCTCGGCATGA
- a CDS encoding Hint domain-containing protein: MAQTISGTVTQTVTITSNPVTITSAGSVVTSAGAAITGPAGLGRPTAGWTVSNAGIVTASAAKADAIDLIGGGSISNTGTISGYQNGVDITSGLGVVTNSGTLESSPTVIVSGSPGNVYEGVYLAGGGSVTNTDTGVIFGGIGGVYIIGGSGTVTNAGDIHTTTLQGNGIDLEDGGTITNTGTGSIYGDFSGISVYTAAATITNAGSIGAIGLNGYGIYLGAGGTITNTGSIVGSNVGVYGGAGTFAAPISITNSGYVYGSDTGIDLTDGGRVTNLAGGTILGTVGITITTGTVTNAGTIGSNATNGKAITFSTTGATDRLIVDPEAVFDGTVTGGGVASTLDLAVGSTTGTLAGVGTTVTNFDTIAFDASAGWVVDDTFAALGGVTVTGFASTDSFLLTGVTGVTSSFNASTETLTLTSGSATSVVQFGSVALGGTIQVLATGGNTTISLVPCFAAGTRIATPRGSIVVDSLCKGDDVLTAQGDTLPIIWAGHRWVDCETHPEPDSVRPILIEAHAFAEGMPCRTLFLSPDHAVFAHGVLIPIKHLVNGTSIRLSQIRQVIYHHIELARHAVILAEGLPAESYLDTGDRLSFAVPGGAQQLHPTFGVHRLESQLIWDALGCAPLQITGPEVDQVRMDLASRATHARRAA, encoded by the coding sequence ATGGCTCAGACAATTTCTGGAACGGTGACACAGACCGTTACCATCACATCGAACCCTGTCACGATCACCTCTGCGGGCTCGGTCGTGACCAGCGCGGGCGCCGCGATCACCGGTCCCGCCGGTTTGGGCAGACCCACTGCCGGCTGGACCGTCAGCAATGCCGGCATCGTCACGGCCTCCGCCGCCAAGGCTGACGCGATCGACCTCATCGGCGGTGGATCGATTTCCAACACGGGCACCATTTCGGGTTACCAGAACGGCGTCGATATCACCTCCGGCCTCGGCGTCGTCACCAATAGCGGCACACTTGAATCCAGCCCGACCGTCATCGTCTCGGGCTCGCCGGGAAACGTCTATGAAGGCGTCTATCTGGCCGGTGGCGGCAGCGTCACGAATACCGATACCGGGGTAATCTTCGGCGGCATCGGCGGTGTCTATATCATCGGCGGCAGCGGCACGGTCACCAATGCCGGCGACATCCACACCACGACGCTACAGGGCAACGGCATCGATCTGGAAGATGGCGGCACGATCACCAATACCGGCACCGGCAGCATCTACGGCGATTTCTCCGGCATCTCCGTCTATACGGCCGCCGCCACCATCACCAATGCCGGGTCCATCGGCGCCATCGGCCTGAACGGCTACGGCATCTATCTCGGCGCCGGCGGCACCATCACGAATACCGGTTCCATCGTCGGCAGCAATGTCGGCGTCTATGGCGGGGCTGGCACATTCGCCGCCCCGATCTCGATCACCAATTCCGGCTATGTCTATGGTTCGGATACCGGTATCGACCTGACGGATGGTGGGCGGGTCACCAATCTTGCCGGCGGCACCATCCTCGGCACGGTCGGCATCACCATCACCACCGGCACGGTCACCAATGCGGGCACCATCGGGTCCAATGCGACCAACGGCAAGGCCATCACCTTCAGCACCACGGGCGCCACGGACCGGCTCATCGTCGACCCGGAGGCCGTCTTCGACGGAACGGTCACGGGCGGCGGTGTCGCCAGCACCCTCGACCTCGCTGTCGGTTCCACCACGGGCACCCTTGCCGGCGTCGGCACCACGGTCACCAATTTCGACACGATTGCCTTCGACGCCTCCGCCGGTTGGGTGGTGGACGATACCTTCGCCGCCCTCGGTGGGGTGACGGTCACGGGCTTCGCGAGCACCGACAGCTTCCTTCTCACCGGCGTTACCGGTGTCACCTCGAGCTTCAACGCATCGACCGAGACGCTGACCCTGACCAGCGGCAGCGCCACCTCCGTCGTGCAATTCGGCAGCGTGGCTCTGGGGGGAACCATTCAGGTTCTGGCGACGGGCGGCAACACCACCATCAGCCTGGTACCCTGTTTCGCGGCGGGAACCCGCATCGCGACGCCGCGCGGGTCCATTGTCGTCGATTCGCTCTGCAAGGGCGATGACGTGCTGACGGCCCAGGGGGACACGCTCCCCATCATCTGGGCGGGGCATCGCTGGGTGGATTGCGAGACGCATCCCGAGCCGGACAGCGTGCGGCCGATTCTTATCGAAGCGCATGCCTTCGCGGAGGGAATGCCCTGCCGGACTCTCTTCCTGTCACCGGATCATGCAGTCTTCGCGCACGGCGTTCTGATCCCGATCAAACATCTCGTGAACGGCACGAGCATCCGACTCAGCCAGATCAGGCAAGTGATCTATCATCACATCGAACTCGCCCGGCATGCGGTGATCCTCGCCGAAGGGCTGCCGGCCGAAAGCTATCTCGACACCGGTGACCGGCTGTCATTCGCGGTCCCGGGCGGTGCGCAGCAGCTTCACCCGACCTTCGGTGTCCATCGTCTGGAATCCCAGTTGATCTGGGATGCCCTCGGCTGTGCGCCGTTGCAGATCACGGGGCCGGAGGTCGATCAGGTGCGCATGGATCTCGCGTCCCGCGCCACACACGCCCGACGCGCGGCGTGA
- a CDS encoding type II toxin-antitoxin system RelE/ParE family toxin gives MTVIELKQTETFIKWEGRLRDKRAKTMIAARLARLAHGLPGDVESVGEGVSELRIHYGPGYRVYFQQRGAVLIVLLCGGDKKTQARDIVTAKKLANEWSDTDG, from the coding sequence ATGACTGTGATCGAGCTAAAACAAACCGAGACCTTCATCAAATGGGAAGGCCGCCTTCGCGACAAGCGGGCTAAGACCATGATTGCGGCTCGGCTAGCCCGCCTGGCGCACGGCCTGCCAGGTGATGTGGAGTCTGTGGGGGAGGGCGTTAGCGAGCTGCGCATCCACTACGGCCCCGGTTACCGGGTCTATTTCCAGCAGCGCGGTGCTGTCCTGATCGTGCTGCTCTGTGGCGGGGACAAGAAAACGCAGGCCAGGGACATCGTAACGGCCAAGAAGCTCGCCAACGAATGGAGTGATACCGATGGCTGA
- a CDS encoding IS6 family transposase, producing MNGEVTARGYRRYRCRDCGRQFNERSGGVLNRACLPSDIIAFVVFCRLRYRLTLRDLSEIMALRGIEISHETVRDWEVKLLPIMGDALRKRRHGTGRAAGVSWYVDETYLKVRGRWCYLYRAIDRDGNLIDAMLSEHRDMQAAKAFFRSARATMGIRPDLVMTDGHGSYPRAIRIVLGKTVQHRTSVYLNNRLEQDHRGIKGRIRCMRGFKSHEAADRFCREHGELRNLVRLRRRHNQIVSASLRRARFAKATSIALNIMQNA from the coding sequence ATGAACGGGGAGGTCACGGCACGAGGCTACCGGCGATACCGATGCCGCGATTGCGGACGGCAGTTCAACGAGCGCAGCGGTGGGGTGCTGAACCGGGCCTGCCTGCCGAGCGACATCATCGCCTTCGTGGTGTTCTGCCGGCTGCGCTACCGGCTGACGCTACGGGATCTGAGTGAGATTATGGCGCTGCGCGGGATCGAGATAAGCCACGAGACCGTCCGCGACTGGGAGGTGAAGCTGTTGCCTATCATGGGTGACGCGCTGCGCAAGCGGCGTCACGGGACCGGTCGCGCAGCCGGCGTCAGCTGGTATGTTGACGAAACCTATCTGAAGGTCCGCGGCCGGTGGTGCTACCTCTACCGGGCAATCGACCGGGACGGAAACTTGATCGACGCGATGCTGAGCGAGCATCGCGACATGCAGGCGGCCAAGGCCTTCTTCCGCTCAGCCCGGGCGACCATGGGCATTCGGCCGGATCTGGTTATGACAGACGGTCATGGCTCCTACCCGAGAGCGATCCGCATCGTGCTGGGCAAGACCGTGCAGCACCGGACCAGTGTCTATCTGAATAATCGCCTTGAACAGGACCATCGCGGGATCAAAGGCAGGATCCGATGTATGCGGGGCTTCAAAAGCCACGAGGCTGCCGATCGCTTCTGCCGAGAACATGGGGAACTCCGCAATCTTGTTCGCCTTCGTCGCCGTCACAACCAGATCGTCTCCGCCTCTCTCCGCCGCGCCCGCTTCGCCAAAGCAACCTCCATTGCGCTCAACATCATGCAGAACGCGTAG
- a CDS encoding IS6 family transposase yields MLNRACLPSDIIAFVVFCRLRYRLTLRDLSEIMALRGIEISHETVRDWEVKLLPIMGNALRKRRHGTRRAAGVSWYVDETYLKVRGRWCYLYRAIDRDGNLIDAMLSEHRDMQAAKAFFRSARATMGIRPDLVTTDGHGSYPRAIRTVLGKTVLSGVAPAF; encoded by the coding sequence GTGCTGAACCGGGCCTGCCTGCCGAGCGACATCATCGCCTTCGTGGTGTTCTGCCGGCTGCGCTACCGGCTGACGCTGCGGGACCTGAGCGAGATTATGGCGCTGCGCGGGATCGAGATAAGCCACGAGACCGTCCGCGACTGGGAGGTGAAGCTGTTGCCCATCATGGGTAACGCGCTGCGCAAACGGCGTCACGGGACCCGGCGCGCAGCCGGCGTCAGCTGGTATGTTGACGAAACCTATCTGAAAGTCCGCGGCCGGTGGTGCTACCTCTACCGGGCAATCGACCGGGACGGAAACTTGATCGACGCGATGCTGAGCGAGCATCGCGACATGCAGGCGGCCAAGGCCTTCTTCCGCTCGGCCCGGGCGACCATGGGCATTCGGCCGGATCTGGTTACGACAGACGGTCATGGCTCCTACCCGAGAGCGATCCGCACTGTGCTGGGCAAGACGGTTCTGTCAGGTGTCGCGCCGGCATTCTGA
- a CDS encoding IS1595 family transposase encodes MAQHFLLSAAARSLSAAKIMRMSEQGVENVFLRLRWPETDGKPACPACGCLICYAARRPTGQLRWRCKACREDFSITSGTLFAWHKLPLRTYLLAVATFCNEVKGKSMLAFARELDVQYKTAFVLAHKLREAMASSVKGLRIGGENREAEIDGAYFGGHVRPENLATDRIDRRLAENRSGKRQVVVVMRERGGRSVAQVFPAEEAALDAIRLRIIKGTTLHADESPAWNKLHASFAMQRVNHQEGYSVDGACINGAEAYFSRLRRGEAGHHHHIAGPYLPRYAQEAAWREDLRRVSNGEQTHGVIGLAMRCRPSIDFSGYWQRAQVA; translated from the coding sequence ATGGCGCAGCATTTCCTGCTTTCTGCCGCTGCGCGCTCGCTGAGTGCGGCTAAAATCATGCGCATGTCCGAGCAGGGCGTTGAGAACGTCTTCCTGCGCCTGCGTTGGCCTGAGACAGATGGTAAACCCGCCTGCCCGGCATGCGGTTGCCTGATCTGCTACGCGGCCCGGCGACCGACGGGTCAGCTGCGTTGGCGTTGCAAGGCGTGTCGGGAGGATTTCTCGATCACGTCTGGAACTTTGTTCGCCTGGCATAAGCTGCCGCTGCGGACCTATCTGCTCGCTGTCGCGACCTTCTGCAATGAGGTCAAGGGAAAGAGCATGCTCGCATTCGCCCGCGAGCTCGACGTTCAATACAAGACGGCGTTTGTCTTGGCCCATAAGCTGCGCGAGGCCATGGCCTCGAGCGTAAAAGGGCTGAGGATCGGCGGCGAGAACCGAGAGGCCGAGATCGATGGCGCCTATTTCGGCGGCCATGTTCGGCCGGAGAACCTGGCGACCGATCGGATCGACCGCCGGCTCGCCGAGAACCGGTCGGGCAAGCGGCAGGTGGTCGTGGTGATGCGCGAGCGCGGTGGCCGCTCCGTGGCGCAGGTGTTTCCGGCCGAGGAGGCCGCCTTGGACGCTATCCGCCTGCGCATCATCAAAGGCACTACCCTTCATGCCGATGAGAGCCCCGCCTGGAACAAGCTGCACGCCAGCTTCGCCATGCAACGGGTCAACCACCAGGAGGGCTACAGCGTCGATGGTGCCTGCATCAACGGAGCCGAGGCCTATTTCTCCCGCCTGCGCCGCGGCGAAGCCGGTCATCACCATCACATCGCCGGGCCGTATTTGCCCCGCTACGCACAGGAGGCAGCCTGGCGCGAGGATCTCCGTCGCGTCAGCAACGGCGAGCAGACCCATGGTGTCATTGGCCTGGCGATGCGGTGCAGACCGTCGATCGATTTCTCGGGCTACTGGCAGCGGGCGCAAGTCGCCTAG
- the hisG gene encoding ATP phosphoribosyltransferase, with amino-acid sequence MPASDVPSHTESAVVEAGVVMALPKGRILADCEPLLARMGITPPADLIDEGSRRLRFPTNDPALDIVRVRSFDVATFVAFGGADIGICGADVLMEFDYAEIYAPLDLGIGRCRVSVAEPAATAGKDDSARWSRVRVASKYPNIARRHFAARGIHAEVVHLSGAMELAPSLGLARLIVDLVQTGSTLKANGLVETEVIAEVTSRLIVNRAALKTRPEVIGAWIARFRHALAQGAA; translated from the coding sequence ATGCCGGCCTCTGACGTTCCGTCGCACACCGAATCCGCTGTCGTGGAAGCGGGGGTCGTGATGGCCTTGCCGAAGGGGCGCATCCTCGCGGATTGCGAACCGCTGCTCGCGCGCATGGGCATCACGCCGCCCGCCGACCTGATCGACGAAGGCAGCCGCCGCCTGCGCTTTCCCACCAACGACCCGGCACTCGACATCGTTCGCGTCCGATCCTTCGATGTCGCCACCTTCGTGGCCTTCGGGGGCGCCGATATCGGCATCTGCGGCGCCGATGTGCTCATGGAATTCGACTATGCGGAGATCTATGCCCCGCTCGATCTGGGCATCGGCCGCTGCCGGGTTTCCGTCGCCGAACCGGCGGCGACGGCGGGCAAGGATGATTCGGCCCGCTGGTCCCGCGTGCGGGTCGCTTCCAAATATCCTAATATCGCCCGCCGCCATTTCGCCGCCCGGGGCATCCATGCCGAGGTCGTGCATCTGAGCGGCGCCATGGAACTTGCCCCCAGCCTGGGTCTGGCCCGCCTCATCGTCGATCTGGTGCAGACCGGCTCTACGCTCAAAGCCAATGGATTGGTCGAGACGGAGGTGATCGCCGAGGTCACCAGCCGCCTCATCGTCAATCGCGCGGCGCTGAAGACGCGCCCCGAAGTGATCGGCGCCTGGATCGCCCGCTTCCGCCACGCCCTGGCACAAGGGGCCGCCTGA